A section of the Festucalex cinctus isolate MCC-2025b chromosome 7, RoL_Fcin_1.0, whole genome shotgun sequence genome encodes:
- the adam15 gene encoding uncharacterized protein adam15 isoform X2, with amino-acid sequence MCHHTPLYSTLHHHTAPYATVFHCMALYTTVQHRMALYSSVWHYAPPYTTIRHYTPLYSTICHHTPYYSTVWHHTASDATVRLYMPPYTTVRHYTSLYSTICHHTPFYLSNIFIVRQNTMIKQTPQALRLTIRHFTASYGTIRHQTPPYGTVRHCMAPYAIIRHRTAPYTTIWHQTPLYGTHAAPYAIVHPRNPAYSTLRHLMAQRDQQKQPYPEHALRARAEQEGRPIRDQIHRAGAGGGPPGVPELPEEQQDHHLPHAGRGQSGGLVLPASEDACGADGFGGVERSGQDPRGQEPRRHAQQLPALADQGAPAAPSPRQRSARHGQRVGRHDSGHGGAGVHVLQRPLGRRQRGPPGERPGRGVDGGARTGTQPGDEPRQPPAPMPLRQPAPPGRLHHGALHRVPAGSAVQQLQRVGPVGQPAAGRRHVPVQRAVARAPPGRAPLRQPLRGGRRGVRLRHAGGVPRPLLRRDRLSAAARRPLLVRRRLLPRLPAAGGGLRVPGAHRRVRPARVLHRLLPFLPAQRLRAERPTLRGRRRLLLRRRLRQHARAVPSALGTRSVRSANGASALPDRSNGALAWSDASAAPAVCFSSVNKQGNKYGNCGQLANGSYVACAPNDVQCGRLQCQGGLERPLLGTDAEILTTTVRLDLRDLVCRGTVFHLGDDVADPASVAQGTACAPGKACLDHKCRDVSVLGVDECRRKCNGHGVCNSNNNCHCREGWAPPDCVYAGHGGSVDSGPMHSAAESNPVLVALLVLFLVILPALLVFLALRFPGVRRACCALGLGKLFPKSSHNRTPATERSSDRNVDQVRPLRFAANSSSLSDVPETPPLKELADRPAPPTQPLPPAPLLKPPLPPPQRSECRPAPPTRPLPPAPPARGVEVLLAPKPAVAKKPSSILPPRTHRPVVATASANSRGGGRRPPPPPRPTIPPRPEPR; translated from the exons ATGTGCCACCATACGCCATTGTACAGCACCTTGCACCACCATACGGCACCATACGCCACCGTATTCCACTGTATGGCACTATACACCACTGTACAGCACCGTATGGCACTATACAGTTCCGTATGGCACTATGCACCCCCGTATACCACCATACGGCACTATACGCCACTGTACAGCACCATATGCCACCACACGCCATATTACAGCACCGTATGGCACCATACGGCATCTGACGCCACTGTACGTCTCTATATGCCACCATATACCACCGTACGGCACTATACGTCACTGTACAGCACCATATGCCACCATACGCCATTTTacctttcaaatatttttattgtgagACAAAACACAATGATAAAACAGACTCCACAAGCATTGCGTCTCACCATACGCCATTTTACAGCATCGTATGGCACCATACGGCATCAGACGCCACCGTACGGCACTGTACGCCACTGTATGGCACCATATGCCATCATACGGCACCGTACGGCACCTTACACCACTATATGGCACCAAACGCCACTGTATGGCACCCATGCGGCACCATACGCCATTGTACACCCCCGTAATCCAGCATACAGCACCTTGCGCCACCTTATGGCACAACGTGACCAGCAAAAGCAGCCTTACCCTGAACATGCTTTGCGTGCACGTGCAGAGCAAGAGGGACGTCCTATCCGAGACCAAATACATCGAGCTGGTGCTGGTGGCGGACCACCAGGAG TTCCTGAACTACCAGAAGAACAACAAGACCATCATCTACCGCATGCTGGACGTGGCCAATCAGGTGGACTGG TACTACCGGCCTCTGAAGATGCGTGTGGCGCTGACGGGTTTGGAGGTGTGGAGCGATCGGGACAAGATCCGCGTGGACAAGAACCCCGGCGTCACGCTCAACAACTTCCTGCTTTGGCGGACCAGGGAGCTCCTGCCGCGCCTTCGCCACGACAACGCTCAGCTCGTCAT GGGCAGCGCGTTGGACGGCACGACAGTGGGCATGGCGGCGCAGGCGTCCATGTGCTCCAGAGACCGCTCGGGAGGCGTCAACGTG GACCACCTGGTGAGCGTCCTGGGCGTGGCGTCGACGGTGGCGCACGAACTGGGACACAACCTGGGGATGAGCCACGACAGCCGCCAGCGCCGATGCCACTGCGCCAACCAGCCCCGCCTGGGCGGCTGCATCATGGAGCCCTCCACCGG GTTCCTGCCGGGTCAGCAGTTCAGCAGCTGCAGCGCGTCGGACCTGTCGGCCAGCCTGCTGCGGGGCGGCGGCATGTGCCTGTTCAACGTGCCGTCGCCCGAGCGCCTCCTGGGCGGGCCCCGCTGCGGCAACCTCTACGTGGAGGCCGGCGAGGAGTGCGACTGCGGCACGCTGGAG GAGTGCCGCGACCCCTGCTGCGACGCGACCGCCTGTCGGCTGCGGCCCGGCGCCCGCTGCTCGTCCGACGGCGTCTGCTGCCGCGACTGCCAG CTGCGGGAGGCGGGCTCCGTGTGCCGGGAGCCCATCGGCGAGTGCGACCTGCCCGAGTTCTGCACAGGCTCCTCCCCTTCCTGCCCGCCCAACGTCTACGTGCAGAACGGCCAACCTTGCGAGGACGGCGCCGCCTACTGCTACGACGGCGCCTGCGCCAGCATGCGCGCGCAGTGCCAAGCGCTTTGGGGACCCG gtcagtgcgcTCTGCTAATGGGGCGTCGGCGTTACCTGACCGCTCTAACGGCGCCCTCGCCTGGTCAGACGCCAGCGCCGCGCCGGCCGTCTGCTTCTCCTCCGTCAACAAGCAAGGGAACAAATACGGAAACTGTGGCCAGCTGGCCAACGGGTCCTACGTCGCCTGCGCGCCCAA TGACGTGCAGTGCGGCAGGCTGCAGTGCCAGGGCGGCTTGGAGCGCCCCCTGCTGGGCACGGATGCCGAGATCCTGACCACCACCGTGCGCTTGGACCTCCGCGACCTGGTGTGCCGCGGGACCGTCTTCCACCTGGGCGACGACGTGGCCGACCCCGCCTCCGTGGCCCAGGGCACCGCCTGCGCGCCCGgcaag GCCTGCTTGGATCACAAGTGTCGGGACGTGTCCGTCTTGGGCGTGGATGAGTGCCGCAGGAAGTGCAACGGTCACGGC GtgtgcaacagcaacaacaactgtcACTGCCGAGAAGGGTGGGCGCCGCCCGACTGCGTCTACGCCGGCCACGGCGGCAGCGTGGACAGCGGACCCATGCACTCCGCCGCCG aGTCCAATCCGGTCCTGGTGGCCCTGCTGGTTCTCTTCCTGGTCATCCTGCCGGCGCTGCTCGTCTTCCTCGCTCTTCGCTTCCCCGGCGTCCGTCGCGCGTGTTGCGCTTTGGGCCTCGGCAAACTCTTTCCCAAGTCTTCACACAACCG GACTCCGGCAACAGAGCGCAGTTCGGACCGCAACGTGGATCAAGTTCGTCCGCTGAGGTTTGCCGCCAACTCGTCGTCGTTGTCGGACGTCCCCGAGACTCCGCCCCTCAAGGAG CTTGCCGACAGGCCTGCTCCTCCCACTCAGCCACTCCCCCCCGCCCCTCTTCTAAAGCCGCCGCTCCCGCCGCCGCAG CGTTCTGAGTGCCGTCCGGCTCCGCCCACCAGGCCTCTTCCGCCCGCACCCCCCGCCAGAGGCGTTGAG GTTTTACTCGCGCCCAAGCCGGCAGTGGCCAAAAAGCCGTCATCAATCCTTCCACCCAGGACGCATAGGCCGGTTGTAGCGACAGCGTCCGCTAACAG cCGTGGCGGCGGCCGTCGTCCTCCGCCACCGCCGCGTCCCACGATTCCGCCCAGGCCGGAGCCGCGGTGA
- the adam15 gene encoding uncharacterized protein adam15 isoform X3, translating to MCHHTPLYSTLHHHTAPYATVFHCMALYTTVQHRMALYSSVWHYAPPYTTIRHYTPLYSTICHHTPYYSTVWHHTASDATVRLYMPPYTTVRHYTSLYSTICHHTPFYLSNIFIVRQNTMIKQTPQALRLTIRHFTASYGTIRHQTPPYGTVRHCMAPYAIIRHRTAPYTTIWHQTPLYGTHAAPYAIVHPRNPAYSTLRHLMAQRDQQKQPYPEHALRARAEQEGRPIRDQIHRAGAGGGPPGVPELPEEQQDHHLPHAGRGQSGGLVLPASEDACGADGFGGVERSGQDPRGQEPRRHAQQLPALADQGAPAAPSPRQRSARHGQRVGRHDSGHGGAGVHVLQRPLGRRQRGPPGERPGRGVDGGARTGTQPGDEPRQPPAPMPLRQPAPPGRLHHGALHRVPAGSAVQQLQRVGPVGQPAAGRRHVPVQRAVARAPPGRAPLRQPLRGGRRGVRLRHAGGVPRPLLRRDRLSAAARRPLLVRRRLLPRLPAAGGGLRVPGAHRRVRPARVLHRLLPFLPAQRLRAERPTLRGRRRLLLRRRLRQHARAVPSALGTRSVRSANGASALPDRSNGALAWSDASAAPAVCFSSVNKQGNKYGNCGQLANGSYVACAPNDVQCGRLQCQGGLERPLLGTDAEILTTTVRLDLRDLVCRGTVFHLGDDVADPASVAQGTACAPGKACLDHKCRDVSVLGVDECRRKCNGHGVCNSNNNCHCREGWAPPDCVYAGHGGSVDSGPMHSAAESNPVLVALLVLFLVILPALLVFLALRFPGVRRACCALGLGKLFPKSSHNRTPATERSSDRNVDQVRPLRFAANSSSLSDVPETPPLKELADRPAPPTQPLPPAPLLKPPLPPPQVLLAPKPAVAKKPSSILPPRTHRPVVATASANSRGGGRRPPPPPRPTIPPRPEPR from the exons ATGTGCCACCATACGCCATTGTACAGCACCTTGCACCACCATACGGCACCATACGCCACCGTATTCCACTGTATGGCACTATACACCACTGTACAGCACCGTATGGCACTATACAGTTCCGTATGGCACTATGCACCCCCGTATACCACCATACGGCACTATACGCCACTGTACAGCACCATATGCCACCACACGCCATATTACAGCACCGTATGGCACCATACGGCATCTGACGCCACTGTACGTCTCTATATGCCACCATATACCACCGTACGGCACTATACGTCACTGTACAGCACCATATGCCACCATACGCCATTTTacctttcaaatatttttattgtgagACAAAACACAATGATAAAACAGACTCCACAAGCATTGCGTCTCACCATACGCCATTTTACAGCATCGTATGGCACCATACGGCATCAGACGCCACCGTACGGCACTGTACGCCACTGTATGGCACCATATGCCATCATACGGCACCGTACGGCACCTTACACCACTATATGGCACCAAACGCCACTGTATGGCACCCATGCGGCACCATACGCCATTGTACACCCCCGTAATCCAGCATACAGCACCTTGCGCCACCTTATGGCACAACGTGACCAGCAAAAGCAGCCTTACCCTGAACATGCTTTGCGTGCACGTGCAGAGCAAGAGGGACGTCCTATCCGAGACCAAATACATCGAGCTGGTGCTGGTGGCGGACCACCAGGAG TTCCTGAACTACCAGAAGAACAACAAGACCATCATCTACCGCATGCTGGACGTGGCCAATCAGGTGGACTGG TACTACCGGCCTCTGAAGATGCGTGTGGCGCTGACGGGTTTGGAGGTGTGGAGCGATCGGGACAAGATCCGCGTGGACAAGAACCCCGGCGTCACGCTCAACAACTTCCTGCTTTGGCGGACCAGGGAGCTCCTGCCGCGCCTTCGCCACGACAACGCTCAGCTCGTCAT GGGCAGCGCGTTGGACGGCACGACAGTGGGCATGGCGGCGCAGGCGTCCATGTGCTCCAGAGACCGCTCGGGAGGCGTCAACGTG GACCACCTGGTGAGCGTCCTGGGCGTGGCGTCGACGGTGGCGCACGAACTGGGACACAACCTGGGGATGAGCCACGACAGCCGCCAGCGCCGATGCCACTGCGCCAACCAGCCCCGCCTGGGCGGCTGCATCATGGAGCCCTCCACCGG GTTCCTGCCGGGTCAGCAGTTCAGCAGCTGCAGCGCGTCGGACCTGTCGGCCAGCCTGCTGCGGGGCGGCGGCATGTGCCTGTTCAACGTGCCGTCGCCCGAGCGCCTCCTGGGCGGGCCCCGCTGCGGCAACCTCTACGTGGAGGCCGGCGAGGAGTGCGACTGCGGCACGCTGGAG GAGTGCCGCGACCCCTGCTGCGACGCGACCGCCTGTCGGCTGCGGCCCGGCGCCCGCTGCTCGTCCGACGGCGTCTGCTGCCGCGACTGCCAG CTGCGGGAGGCGGGCTCCGTGTGCCGGGAGCCCATCGGCGAGTGCGACCTGCCCGAGTTCTGCACAGGCTCCTCCCCTTCCTGCCCGCCCAACGTCTACGTGCAGAACGGCCAACCTTGCGAGGACGGCGCCGCCTACTGCTACGACGGCGCCTGCGCCAGCATGCGCGCGCAGTGCCAAGCGCTTTGGGGACCCG gtcagtgcgcTCTGCTAATGGGGCGTCGGCGTTACCTGACCGCTCTAACGGCGCCCTCGCCTGGTCAGACGCCAGCGCCGCGCCGGCCGTCTGCTTCTCCTCCGTCAACAAGCAAGGGAACAAATACGGAAACTGTGGCCAGCTGGCCAACGGGTCCTACGTCGCCTGCGCGCCCAA TGACGTGCAGTGCGGCAGGCTGCAGTGCCAGGGCGGCTTGGAGCGCCCCCTGCTGGGCACGGATGCCGAGATCCTGACCACCACCGTGCGCTTGGACCTCCGCGACCTGGTGTGCCGCGGGACCGTCTTCCACCTGGGCGACGACGTGGCCGACCCCGCCTCCGTGGCCCAGGGCACCGCCTGCGCGCCCGgcaag GCCTGCTTGGATCACAAGTGTCGGGACGTGTCCGTCTTGGGCGTGGATGAGTGCCGCAGGAAGTGCAACGGTCACGGC GtgtgcaacagcaacaacaactgtcACTGCCGAGAAGGGTGGGCGCCGCCCGACTGCGTCTACGCCGGCCACGGCGGCAGCGTGGACAGCGGACCCATGCACTCCGCCGCCG aGTCCAATCCGGTCCTGGTGGCCCTGCTGGTTCTCTTCCTGGTCATCCTGCCGGCGCTGCTCGTCTTCCTCGCTCTTCGCTTCCCCGGCGTCCGTCGCGCGTGTTGCGCTTTGGGCCTCGGCAAACTCTTTCCCAAGTCTTCACACAACCG GACTCCGGCAACAGAGCGCAGTTCGGACCGCAACGTGGATCAAGTTCGTCCGCTGAGGTTTGCCGCCAACTCGTCGTCGTTGTCGGACGTCCCCGAGACTCCGCCCCTCAAGGAG CTTGCCGACAGGCCTGCTCCTCCCACTCAGCCACTCCCCCCCGCCCCTCTTCTAAAGCCGCCGCTCCCGCCGCCGCAG GTTTTACTCGCGCCCAAGCCGGCAGTGGCCAAAAAGCCGTCATCAATCCTTCCACCCAGGACGCATAGGCCGGTTGTAGCGACAGCGTCCGCTAACAG cCGTGGCGGCGGCCGTCGTCCTCCGCCACCGCCGCGTCCCACGATTCCGCCCAGGCCGGAGCCGCGGTGA